One window from the genome of Deinococcus sp. NW-56 encodes:
- the acnA gene encoding aconitate hydratase AcnA — protein sequence MAMNLFGARDVLTTKAGQKLYFYDLNKLQVDGADVARLPFSVKVLLESVLREANNYDVREEDVRAVAGWKPVNEEIEIPFKPARVILQDFTGVPAVVDLASMRDAMVKLGGDPKQINPLIPVDLVIDHSVQVDEFGTDFALANNMALEFERNRERYEFLRWGQQAFDNFGVVPPASGIIHQVNLEYLAKGVQSRPEDDGVVVYPDSLVGTDSHTTMINGLGIVGWGVGGIEAEAVMLGQPIYMLMPEVIGFKITGAMPEGATATDLALRVTQMLREKGVVGKFVEFYGAGLSSMTLPDRATIANMAPEYGATMGFFPVDEEALRYLRRTGRLEDEIELVEAYYKAQGMFRTDETPDPVFTDTIELDLSTIVPSLAGPKRPQDRVDLTDMHTVFAEALTAPIKNRGFELGQDKLDAQGTIGGTDIKIGHGAVTLASITSCTNTSNPSVLIAAGLVAKKAVERGLKPKPWVKTSLAPGSKVVTEYLEAAGLQDYLDQIGFNTVGYGCMTCIGNSGPLPEPTVQAIEEGNLVVASVLSGNRNFEGRVNPHIKANYLASPPLVVAYALAGTVVNDIVNDPIGTDPDGQPVYLRDLWPTGAEIQQIMDQAINAEMFKRVYDGIEKSNEQWNAIPVAEGALYNWNPESTYIQNPPFFETLAGGPSDITSIEGARVLVKVGDSVTTDHISPAGSFKSDTPAGKYLLERGIQPKDFNSYGSRRGNDRIMTRGTFANIRLKNQLAPGTEGGFTTNFLTGEVTSIFDASTAYKEAGVPLLVFAGKDYGMGSSRDWAAKGTFLLGVKAVIAESFERIHRSNLVGMGVLPLQYKNGETADSLGIQGDETFDLILPGDLKPRQDVTLRVTKDGQSREVILQCRIDTPVEIDYYKNGGILQTVLRGILERGRKEASAQA from the coding sequence ATGGCGATGAACCTGTTCGGTGCGCGTGACGTGCTCACCACCAAGGCTGGGCAGAAGCTCTATTTCTACGACCTGAACAAGCTTCAGGTGGACGGCGCGGACGTTGCCCGCCTGCCCTTCTCGGTCAAGGTGCTGCTCGAGAGCGTCCTGCGCGAGGCCAACAACTACGACGTGCGCGAGGAGGATGTCCGTGCGGTCGCAGGCTGGAAACCGGTCAACGAGGAGATCGAGATTCCCTTCAAGCCTGCCCGCGTGATCCTTCAGGACTTCACGGGCGTGCCCGCCGTCGTGGACCTCGCCTCCATGCGCGACGCGATGGTCAAGCTCGGCGGTGACCCCAAGCAGATCAACCCGCTGATCCCGGTCGACCTTGTGATCGATCACTCGGTGCAGGTCGACGAGTTCGGCACCGACTTCGCGCTCGCCAACAACATGGCCCTGGAGTTCGAGCGCAACCGCGAGCGCTACGAGTTCCTGCGCTGGGGCCAGCAGGCTTTCGACAACTTCGGCGTGGTGCCGCCGGCGTCGGGCATCATCCACCAGGTTAACCTCGAGTACCTTGCCAAGGGCGTGCAGAGCCGCCCCGAGGATGACGGCGTGGTCGTGTACCCCGACAGCCTCGTGGGCACCGACTCGCACACCACCATGATCAACGGCCTGGGCATCGTGGGCTGGGGCGTGGGCGGCATCGAGGCCGAGGCCGTGATGCTGGGCCAGCCCATCTACATGCTGATGCCCGAGGTGATCGGCTTCAAGATCACGGGCGCGATGCCCGAGGGCGCGACCGCCACCGACCTCGCCCTGCGCGTCACGCAGATGCTGCGCGAGAAGGGCGTGGTGGGCAAGTTCGTCGAGTTCTATGGGGCGGGCCTGAGCAGCATGACGCTGCCCGACCGCGCGACCATCGCCAACATGGCTCCCGAATACGGCGCCACGATGGGCTTTTTCCCGGTGGACGAGGAAGCGCTGCGCTACCTGCGCCGCACCGGTCGCCTGGAAGACGAGATCGAACTCGTCGAGGCGTACTACAAGGCCCAGGGCATGTTCCGCACCGACGAGACGCCCGATCCCGTCTTCACCGACACCATCGAACTCGACCTGTCCACCATCGTGCCCAGCCTCGCCGGGCCGAAGCGCCCGCAGGACCGGGTGGACCTCACCGACATGCACACGGTGTTTGCTGAGGCGCTCACCGCCCCCATCAAGAACCGGGGCTTCGAGTTGGGCCAGGACAAGCTGGACGCGCAGGGGACCATCGGCGGCACCGACATCAAGATCGGGCACGGCGCGGTGACGCTGGCGTCCATCACCTCCTGCACGAACACCTCCAACCCCAGCGTGCTGATCGCCGCGGGTCTCGTCGCCAAGAAGGCCGTCGAGCGCGGCCTCAAGCCCAAGCCCTGGGTCAAGACCAGCCTCGCGCCCGGCTCCAAGGTCGTGACCGAGTACCTCGAAGCCGCCGGGTTGCAGGACTACCTCGACCAGATCGGCTTCAACACGGTCGGGTACGGCTGCATGACCTGCATCGGCAACTCGGGGCCGCTCCCCGAGCCCACCGTGCAGGCCATCGAGGAAGGCAACCTCGTGGTCGCCTCGGTGCTGTCGGGCAACCGCAACTTCGAGGGCCGCGTGAACCCCCACATCAAGGCGAACTACCTCGCCTCGCCGCCCCTCGTTGTGGCCTACGCACTGGCGGGCACGGTCGTGAACGACATCGTGAATGACCCCATCGGCACCGATCCTGACGGCCAGCCCGTCTACCTGCGCGACCTGTGGCCCACGGGCGCCGAGATCCAGCAGATCATGGATCAGGCGATCAACGCCGAGATGTTCAAGCGTGTCTACGACGGCATCGAGAAGAGCAACGAGCAGTGGAACGCGATTCCCGTCGCCGAGGGGGCGCTGTACAACTGGAACCCCGAGTCCACCTACATCCAGAACCCGCCCTTCTTTGAGACGCTGGCGGGCGGCCCGAGCGACATCACCTCCATCGAGGGCGCCCGCGTGCTCGTGAAGGTGGGCGACTCGGTGACCACCGACCACATCAGCCCGGCCGGGTCCTTCAAGTCGGACACCCCGGCGGGTAAGTACCTGCTGGAGCGCGGCATTCAACCCAAGGACTTCAACTCCTACGGCTCGCGCCGGGGCAACGACCGCATCATGACGCGCGGCACCTTCGCCAACATCCGCCTCAAGAACCAGCTCGCGCCCGGCACCGAGGGGGGCTTCACCACGAACTTCCTGACGGGTGAGGTCACCTCGATCTTCGACGCCTCGACCGCTTATAAGGAAGCGGGCGTGCCGCTGCTCGTCTTCGCGGGCAAGGACTACGGCATGGGCTCCAGCCGCGACTGGGCCGCCAAGGGCACCTTCCTGCTGGGCGTGAAGGCCGTCATCGCCGAGAGCTTCGAGCGCATCCACCGCTCCAACCTCGTCGGGATGGGCGTGCTGCCCCTCCAGTACAAGAACGGCGAGACGGCGGACAGCCTCGGCATCCAGGGTGACGAGACCTTCGACCTGATCCTGCCGGGTGACCTCAAGCCCCGTCAGGACGTGACCCTGCGCGTGACCAAGGACGGCCAGAGCCGCGAGGTCATCCTCCAGTGCCGCATCGACACGCCGGTCGAGATCGACTACTACAAGAACGGCGGCATCCTCCAGACCGTGCTGCGCGGCATCCTGGAGCGTGGCCGCAAGGAGGCGAGCGCTCAGGCGTAA
- a CDS encoding CoA transferase, with protein sequence MSGPLHGFTVLNLAPNLPGPLAAAALRDDGARVVKIEPPGGDPFAAWAPDWYAELTRGVEVRRLDLKGAEGQAEMRALLAEADLLLTSSRPSALGRLALNGETLGRDFGRLCRVLIVGDTRTPEVPGHDLTYVAQAGLIDPARPAMPRTLLADVLGGQRAYAAALALLLGRERGSPERERVVGLGDAAQAAAGPLRYGLTAPGGLLSGASPTYRLYATADGTVAVAALEAHFAARFREVIGPDPEGTFRSQPTAHWLAVAREHDLPLAAVPGEVPAPASSAFRSE encoded by the coding sequence ATGTCCGGCCCTCTGCACGGCTTCACGGTCCTGAACCTCGCGCCCAACCTGCCCGGCCCGCTGGCCGCCGCCGCGCTGCGGGATGACGGGGCGCGGGTAGTCAAGATCGAACCGCCGGGGGGTGACCCCTTCGCGGCCTGGGCGCCGGACTGGTACGCGGAGTTAACGCGGGGGGTGGAAGTGCGGCGCCTCGACCTCAAGGGAGCGGAGGGACAGGCCGAGATGCGGGCTTTGTTGGCGGAGGCTGACCTCCTGCTTACAAGCAGCCGTCCCTCGGCGCTGGGGCGGCTGGCGCTGAACGGAGAGACGCTGGGGCGAGACTTTGGGCGCCTGTGCCGGGTCCTGATCGTGGGCGACACGCGCACGCCGGAAGTGCCGGGGCACGACCTGACCTATGTAGCCCAGGCCGGGCTGATTGACCCCGCCCGGCCCGCCATGCCGCGCACCCTGCTGGCCGATGTGCTGGGCGGGCAGCGGGCGTATGCGGCGGCGCTCGCCCTGCTGCTGGGCCGCGAACGTGGGTCGCCCGAGCGCGAGCGGGTGGTGGGCCTTGGCGATGCGGCGCAGGCAGCGGCGGGGCCGTTGCGGTACGGGTTGACGGCGCCGGGGGGGCTGCTGTCAGGAGCCTCGCCCACATATCGCCTGTATGCCACTGCCGACGGCACGGTCGCGGTGGCCGCGCTGGAAGCGCACTTCGCCGCCCGCTTCCGCGAGGTGATCGGCCCTGACCCGGAAGGCACCTTCCGCTCGCAGCCCACCGCCCACTGGCTCGCTGTGGCCCGCGAGCACGACCTGCCGCTCGCCGCCGTGCCGGGCGAAGTCCCTGCCCCGGCTTCCTCAGCATTCCGCTCCGAATAG
- a CDS encoding heavy metal translocating P-type ATPase — MTTSTLPTPSPARSPRPFRLSPELRAAVLLTTLTLLGLLVGLAGEHLLVLPTAAWMGYGLAYLAGGIPAGREAVHSLLRERKLDVDLLMVLAALGAASIGQMADGAILLFLFSLSNTLQDWAMGRTKNAVQALMDLNPEGATVRRDGRERWCELGEIRVGDLLVVRPGERIAADARVVRGQTSVDESPITGESVPVDKGPGGELASGTVNLNGSVEAEVIRPAGESTLARLVGLMEEAQTQKSRAESLTERWESPYATAVLLGVPLVFALLYYGFGLPTDDAWYRAMTFMVVASPCAVVISTPAVMLSAMAAAARAGVLFKSSAALDALAGVQTVAFDKTGTLTQARMTLSHVHAPDERSALALAAGLEAHSEHPIARAVVAAAEDRGVAPLALTNAQAVPGHGITAHTPEGEVAWAGNLRLAERQGASLPAAQRATLEELAAAGRSVVVVGVEDRVVGLLGVADALRPGIREALDRLAASGVPHRVMLTGDREEVARTVAGEVGLSEYRAELLPEDKLRIIGELPGPVAMVGDGVNDAPALARADLGVAVASGTDVAIESADVVLMQNDLGRLAGAVRLAREARRTVRLNLAFAFGVILIVAPLAVAGQVPLPLGVVAHEGGTVFVVFMGLRLLRRRV; from the coding sequence ATGACCACCTCGACCCTGCCGACCCCCTCGCCTGCGCGTTCACCCCGGCCCTTTCGCCTGTCGCCGGAACTGCGAGCGGCCGTCCTGCTGACTACCCTGACGTTGCTGGGCCTGCTGGTGGGGCTGGCGGGTGAGCACCTGCTGGTCCTACCCACCGCCGCCTGGATGGGGTACGGGCTGGCGTATCTGGCGGGGGGAATTCCCGCCGGGCGCGAGGCGGTGCACAGCCTGCTGCGCGAGCGCAAGCTGGACGTGGACCTGCTGATGGTGCTTGCCGCGCTGGGGGCCGCCTCCATTGGGCAAATGGCGGACGGGGCGATTCTGCTCTTTCTGTTCAGCCTGTCCAACACCCTTCAGGACTGGGCGATGGGCCGCACCAAGAACGCGGTTCAGGCACTGATGGACCTCAACCCGGAGGGGGCGACCGTGCGCCGGGACGGTCGGGAGCGCTGGTGCGAGCTGGGCGAGATCCGGGTGGGCGACCTGCTGGTGGTGCGCCCCGGCGAGCGCATCGCCGCCGACGCGCGGGTGGTGCGTGGGCAGACCAGCGTGGACGAGTCGCCCATCACCGGGGAGAGCGTGCCGGTGGACAAGGGACCGGGCGGCGAACTCGCCTCTGGGACGGTGAACCTCAACGGCAGCGTGGAGGCCGAGGTGATCCGGCCCGCGGGCGAAAGCACCCTGGCCCGGCTGGTCGGACTGATGGAGGAGGCGCAAACCCAGAAGAGCCGCGCCGAGAGCCTCACCGAACGGTGGGAAAGCCCCTACGCGACCGCCGTACTGCTGGGTGTGCCGCTGGTGTTCGCGCTGCTGTACTACGGCTTTGGCCTCCCCACCGATGACGCGTGGTACCGGGCGATGACCTTCATGGTGGTCGCCAGCCCCTGCGCGGTGGTGATCTCGACGCCCGCCGTAATGCTCTCAGCCATGGCTGCTGCCGCCCGCGCCGGAGTCCTGTTCAAGAGCAGCGCGGCGCTCGACGCGCTCGCCGGGGTGCAAACGGTCGCCTTTGACAAGACGGGCACGCTGACCCAGGCGAGGATGACCCTCTCGCACGTTCACGCCCCCGACGAGCGCTCGGCCCTGGCCCTGGCCGCCGGACTGGAAGCGCACAGCGAGCACCCCATCGCGCGGGCGGTGGTGGCCGCCGCGGAGGACCGCGGGGTCGCGCCGCTGGCCCTCACGAACGCACAGGCGGTGCCCGGCCACGGCATCACCGCCCACACCCCGGAGGGCGAGGTCGCCTGGGCGGGCAATCTCCGGCTGGCCGAGCGGCAGGGGGCGAGCCTCCCGGCCGCGCAGCGGGCCACGCTGGAGGAGCTGGCCGCCGCGGGCCGCAGCGTGGTCGTCGTGGGAGTGGAAGACCGGGTCGTGGGCCTGCTGGGCGTGGCCGACGCCCTGCGCCCCGGCATTCGGGAAGCGCTGGACCGGCTCGCGGCCAGCGGCGTCCCGCACCGGGTCATGCTGACGGGCGACCGCGAGGAGGTGGCCCGCACTGTGGCGGGCGAGGTCGGCCTGAGCGAGTACCGCGCCGAACTGCTGCCCGAGGACAAGCTGCGGATCATCGGGGAGCTGCCCGGCCCGGTGGCGATGGTGGGCGACGGGGTCAACGACGCGCCCGCGCTGGCCCGCGCCGACCTCGGGGTGGCGGTGGCCTCGGGGACCGACGTGGCGATCGAGAGCGCCGACGTGGTGCTGATGCAAAACGATCTCGGGCGTCTGGCGGGCGCGGTGCGGCTGGCCCGCGAAGCGCGGCGCACCGTGCGGCTGAACCTCGCCTTCGCCTTCGGGGTGATCCTGATCGTCGCGCCGCTCGCGGTGGCGGGGCAGGTGCCGCTACCGCTGGGCGTGGTGGCACACGAGGGCGGCACCGTCTTCGTGGTGTTCATGGGCCTGCGGCTGCTGCGGCGCCGGGTGTAG
- a CDS encoding type III polyketide synthase: MPAPSPLPLVRSLVTGHPPYRAPQAEVREAARRLFPRMAARPHMLDVFDNAQIESRALSRPLEWYLESRGFGEKNAVFVEEARALTLRLAQEALERAGVGPKDIDAVVVVNTSGLSTPSLDAYLIGALGLNPHAARLPVWGLGCAGGAAGLARAADLVRAGFRRVLFVAVELCSLTLVKGDESKSNFVGTALFADGGAALVITGADVPGPPPLATLHGAFSTLIEDSEDIMGWDVVDDGLKVRFSRDIPTLVRSMMRENVAQALAGRGWSRDDVGTFVVHPGGVKVLAAYEEALDLPSGALDSSRRVLAAHGNMSSVTVLFVLEEVLRGEPLGQGMLSAMGPGFSAEHVLLSFGPLD; this comes from the coding sequence ATGCCTGCTCCCTCGCCTCTGCCGCTGGTGCGCTCGCTCGTGACCGGGCACCCGCCCTACCGCGCCCCCCAGGCCGAGGTCCGCGAGGCCGCCCGCCGCCTCTTTCCGCGCATGGCGGCCCGCCCGCACATGCTGGACGTGTTTGACAACGCGCAGATCGAGTCCCGCGCCCTGTCGCGCCCGCTGGAGTGGTACCTGGAATCGCGCGGCTTCGGGGAGAAAAACGCGGTCTTCGTGGAGGAGGCCCGCGCCCTGACCCTGCGGCTGGCCCAGGAGGCGCTGGAGCGGGCGGGGGTGGGACCGAAGGACATTGACGCTGTCGTCGTGGTGAACACCAGCGGCCTGAGCACTCCCAGTCTCGACGCGTATCTGATCGGAGCGCTGGGACTGAACCCGCACGCCGCGCGGCTGCCGGTGTGGGGCCTGGGGTGCGCGGGTGGGGCGGCGGGCCTCGCTCGGGCGGCCGACCTCGTGCGGGCGGGATTCCGGCGGGTGCTGTTCGTGGCGGTCGAGCTGTGCAGCCTCACGCTCGTCAAGGGCGACGAATCCAAGAGCAATTTCGTGGGCACCGCCCTCTTCGCGGACGGCGGCGCGGCCCTCGTCATCACCGGCGCCGACGTGCCCGGCCCGCCCCCGCTGGCCACCCTGCACGGCGCTTTCTCCACCCTGATCGAGGACTCCGAGGACATCATGGGCTGGGACGTGGTGGACGACGGCCTGAAGGTGCGCTTCTCGCGCGACATCCCCACCCTGGTGCGCTCAATGATGCGGGAGAACGTCGCGCAGGCCCTCGCCGGGCGCGGTTGGAGCCGGGACGATGTGGGCACCTTCGTGGTCCATCCCGGCGGGGTCAAGGTGCTTGCCGCCTATGAAGAGGCGCTGGACCTGCCCTCAGGGGCGCTCGACTCCAGCCGCCGCGTCCTCGCCGCGCACGGCAACATGAGCAGCGTGACGGTTCTCTTCGTGCTGGAGGAGGTGCTGCGCGGAGAACCGCTGGGCCAGGGCATGCTGTCCGCGATGGGACCGGGCTTCAGCGCCGAACACGTGCTGCTGAGCTTCGGGCCGCTGGACTGA
- a CDS encoding aldo/keto reductase, with product MTQTIPNAAASGTFKIGGELSVNRLGFGAMRITGEGIWGDPADREGALATLRRLPDLGVNFIDTADSYGPAVSEELIREALHPYDTVVVATKGGLTRTGPDVWIPVGRPEYLKQQAYISRRRLGVERIDLWQLHRIDRHVPQDEQFGAIRELMDEGVIRHAGLSEVGVEEIEAARRVFPVATVQNLYNLANRKSEDVLDHCEREGIGFIPWYPLAAGRLAQEGSVLTEIAGRLGATPSQVALAWVLKRSPVMLPIPGTGKVKHLEENVAAASLTLSDEDFAALDEVGRQEWERQQAARR from the coding sequence ATGACCCAGACCATTCCCAACGCGGCGGCGAGCGGCACCTTCAAGATCGGCGGCGAACTCAGCGTGAACCGCCTGGGCTTCGGCGCGATGCGCATCACCGGCGAGGGCATCTGGGGCGACCCCGCCGACCGCGAGGGTGCCCTGGCGACCCTGCGCCGCCTGCCCGACCTCGGCGTGAACTTCATCGACACCGCCGACTCTTACGGCCCGGCCGTCTCGGAGGAACTGATCCGCGAGGCGCTGCACCCCTACGACACGGTGGTCGTGGCGACCAAGGGCGGCCTGACCCGCACCGGCCCCGACGTGTGGATTCCGGTGGGCCGCCCCGAGTACCTCAAGCAGCAGGCCTATATCTCGCGCCGCCGCCTGGGGGTCGAGCGGATCGACCTGTGGCAACTGCACCGCATCGACCGCCACGTGCCGCAGGACGAGCAGTTCGGTGCGATCCGCGAGCTGATGGACGAGGGCGTGATCCGCCACGCGGGCCTCAGCGAGGTGGGCGTCGAGGAGATCGAGGCCGCCCGCCGCGTCTTCCCGGTCGCCACCGTGCAGAACCTCTACAACCTGGCGAACCGCAAGTCGGAAGACGTGCTCGACCACTGCGAGCGCGAGGGCATCGGCTTTATCCCCTGGTACCCCCTCGCCGCCGGGCGGCTGGCGCAGGAGGGCAGCGTCCTGACCGAGATCGCCGGGCGCCTGGGCGCGACCCCTTCGCAGGTCGCCCTCGCCTGGGTCCTGAAGCGCAGCCCCGTTATGCTGCCCATTCCCGGCACGGGCAAGGTCAAGCACCTGGAGGAGAACGTGGCCGCCGCGTCGCTCACCCTCTCGGACGAGGACTTCGCCGCCCTCGACGAGGTGGGCCGTCAGGAGTGGGAGCGCCAGCAGGCCGCCCGGCGCTGA
- a CDS encoding transcriptional regulator: protein MGDPPPGPPDPVQALLGLDRLVHEPVRLAILSLLAGAQEAEFKFLESALGLSKGNLSSHAAKLEDAGYIEVHKAFRGKVPVTSYRITEAGRAALDGYWAALRGAAPGGS, encoded by the coding sequence GTGGGCGACCCTCCCCCCGGCCCGCCCGACCCGGTGCAGGCCCTGCTTGGCCTCGACCGGTTGGTGCATGAACCCGTGCGCCTCGCCATTCTCTCCCTGCTGGCCGGAGCGCAGGAGGCCGAATTCAAGTTTCTGGAGTCGGCGCTGGGCCTCAGCAAGGGCAACCTCTCCAGCCACGCGGCCAAGCTGGAAGACGCCGGATACATCGAGGTGCACAAGGCCTTCCGGGGCAAGGTGCCCGTCACGAGCTACCGCATCACGGAAGCGGGCCGCGCCGCGCTGGACGGCTACTGGGCGGCGCTGCGGGGGGCAGCACCGGGCGGCAGTTAA
- a CDS encoding nitroreductase family protein, translating into MSPPPAQPPALPLIEGMLARRTTNGPFRPDPVSREHQHLLMRVAQAAPSHFNSQPWRFVLVENPMTIAEIARISGESMTELIEAGVFFERYRRYFRFSEAEMEERRDGIHIDHLPGPLRPFTRQVFSDAGLKVMRQLGVPRKLGEDNRKLVAGSPLLLAALLDRAEYRPGELSGFYSVFGLGAAMENIWNAVGALGMGIQFVSTPMEIPRQWQAIQTLLGVPDDLELMAVYRLGYLPHDQKRPSIDWSSRHRKRLSQFVARERWGEPEEDGED; encoded by the coding sequence ATGAGTCCCCCTCCCGCCCAACCCCCGGCGCTCCCCCTGATCGAGGGGATGCTCGCCCGGCGCACCACCAACGGCCCCTTTCGGCCCGACCCTGTCAGCCGCGAGCACCAGCACCTGCTGATGCGGGTCGCGCAGGCGGCCCCCAGCCACTTCAACAGCCAGCCGTGGCGCTTCGTGCTGGTCGAGAACCCGATGACCATCGCGGAGATCGCCCGCATCTCCGGCGAGAGCATGACCGAGCTGATCGAGGCCGGTGTCTTTTTCGAGCGCTACCGCCGCTACTTCCGCTTCAGTGAGGCCGAGATGGAGGAGCGGCGCGACGGCATCCACATCGACCACCTGCCCGGCCCGCTGCGGCCCTTTACCCGGCAGGTCTTCAGCGACGCGGGCCTGAAAGTCATGCGGCAGCTCGGCGTGCCCAGAAAGCTGGGCGAGGACAACCGCAAACTCGTCGCCGGAAGCCCGCTGCTGCTCGCCGCGCTGCTGGACAGGGCGGAGTACCGCCCCGGCGAACTCAGCGGCTTCTATTCGGTGTTCGGCCTCGGCGCGGCGATGGAGAACATCTGGAACGCGGTGGGAGCGCTCGGAATGGGCATCCAGTTCGTCTCCACCCCGATGGAGATTCCTCGCCAGTGGCAGGCCATCCAGACCCTGCTGGGCGTCCCCGACGACCTCGAACTGATGGCCGTCTACCGCCTGGGCTACCTCCCGCACGACCAGAAGCGGCCTTCTATCGACTGGAGCAGCCGCCACCGCAAGCGCCTGTCGCAGTTCGTCGCCCGCGAGCGCTGGGGGGAGCCGGAGGAGGACGGGGAGGACTGA
- the ndk gene encoding nucleoside-diphosphate kinase, protein MERTFAMIKPDGVRRGLTPEILARIQKKGYRIVGLKQMVIARETAETHYGEHRERPFFGELVDFITGGPVVAIALEGENAISGWRAMMGATNPANAAPGTIRADFATTTGENVTHGSDSPESAERELGLFFGEGELLK, encoded by the coding sequence ATGGAACGCACCTTTGCCATGATCAAGCCCGACGGCGTGCGCCGCGGCCTGACCCCCGAGATTCTCGCCCGCATCCAGAAGAAGGGCTACCGCATCGTCGGCCTCAAGCAGATGGTGATCGCCCGTGAGACCGCCGAGACCCACTACGGCGAGCACCGCGAGCGTCCCTTTTTCGGTGAACTCGTCGACTTCATCACGGGCGGCCCCGTGGTCGCCATCGCCCTGGAAGGCGAGAACGCCATCTCCGGCTGGCGGGCCATGATGGGCGCGACCAACCCCGCGAACGCCGCCCCCGGCACCATCCGCGCCGACTTCGCCACCACCACCGGTGAGAACGTGACCCACGGCAGCGACTCGCCGGAAAGCGCCGAGCGCGAGCTGGGGCTGTTCTTCGGCGAGGGCGAACTGCTGAAGTAA